In Paenibacillus ihbetae, the following are encoded in one genomic region:
- a CDS encoding TetR/AcrR family transcriptional regulator, whose protein sequence is MSKIHNPRNPGRPKAAADETPVQETILRVASTMFMENGYESVSLQQIAKTCQVTKASIYYHYTSKPELFKIAVTTMLQKAFESTRRFLSESDTLRAGLIGIAETKISRPHAEMETMLREAEPFLSEEQLTTIRRAEQRLHEIIAERFSQAMAQGELRQGNAMLMAQAFSAILMLGNREDTRSGYASPHDMAVDIVDLFLDGAKKA, encoded by the coding sequence ATGTCGAAGATACATAATCCACGGAATCCCGGACGTCCGAAAGCGGCTGCCGACGAAACACCCGTCCAAGAAACGATACTAAGAGTCGCCTCCACAATGTTTATGGAGAACGGCTATGAATCGGTATCCCTTCAGCAGATTGCGAAAACTTGTCAGGTGACGAAGGCTTCGATATATTACCATTACACAAGCAAACCCGAACTGTTTAAAATAGCGGTGACAACGATGCTTCAGAAGGCTTTCGAGTCGACCCGTCGCTTTCTTTCGGAGAGCGATACGCTTAGAGCTGGCCTGATTGGCATTGCCGAAACCAAAATTTCCCGCCCCCATGCAGAAATGGAGACCATGCTGCGTGAAGCAGAGCCATTCTTAAGCGAGGAGCAGCTGACAACGATTCGCCGGGCAGAGCAGCGATTGCATGAAATCATCGCCGAACGTTTCAGCCAAGCCATGGCACAGGGAGAGCTTCGGCAAGGCAACGCGATGCTAATGGCGCAAGCCTTTTCCGCAATCCTCATGCTGGGCAACCGAGAAGATACGAGAAGCGGTTATGCGTCCCCGCATGATATGGCGGTTGATATCGTGGATCTGTTCCTTGACGGTGCTAAGAAAGCTTAA
- a CDS encoding glycoside hydrolase family 2 protein — MIRLFNTHHIRKIEELEGMWEFAPAAAPGERPEAFPYKLPVPGCWEMHPQFGIYRGTGVYRKRIKLTEKTHLRLVFKGISHTAHVYFDELLVARHYNAYTAFDAVIPEVEAGEHELLVYSDNAFSEASALHVPNDYYTYGGIIRPVVLEQIGDLYIENVMFTPQRDEGGWQGQWKVIIRNIGQVAKKADVQGCLAGVSLPLGSSVVGPGEREELCVTLPYPAVQEWSLEQPNLYELRAVLTVDGSDCDDWIDRIGFREITTRHGKLQLNGRELVLKGVNRHEDHALAGAAFPIQLMAKDLELIADLGCNAVRTSHYPYDERFLDMCDERGIAVWEENHARGLSLEQMMNPNFAWQSEQVTREMVEQHFNHPSILIWAVLNECASDTEAGRLHYEKQLTLIKELDTSRPRSFASHHRDLELCFDLADIVSFNLYPGWYTDEDPGELADQARAWADALGGRGKPMILSEFGADGFYGFRSPNREKGSEERQADILRSNLEAYMGRDYISGMFIWQFSDCRVTEGLGWLLSRSCTRNSKGLVDEYRRPKLAYEMVRRIFREK, encoded by the coding sequence TTGATCAGGCTATTCAATACGCATCATATCCGTAAGATCGAGGAGCTGGAGGGGATGTGGGAATTTGCGCCTGCTGCCGCTCCCGGGGAACGTCCGGAAGCATTTCCTTATAAGCTCCCCGTTCCGGGTTGCTGGGAAATGCATCCCCAATTCGGAATCTACAGGGGGACGGGAGTCTACAGAAAACGGATAAAGTTAACAGAGAAGACCCATTTACGCTTGGTTTTTAAAGGAATCAGCCACACGGCTCATGTTTACTTTGATGAGCTTCTGGTCGCCCGTCATTACAATGCGTACACCGCTTTCGATGCGGTCATCCCTGAGGTCGAGGCGGGGGAGCATGAGCTTCTGGTCTATTCCGATAATGCTTTCAGCGAAGCTTCCGCGCTTCACGTTCCCAACGATTACTATACATACGGGGGAATTATCCGGCCTGTCGTTCTTGAACAGATTGGGGACCTCTATATCGAGAATGTCATGTTTACTCCTCAGAGAGACGAAGGCGGCTGGCAAGGGCAATGGAAGGTGATCATACGGAATATCGGTCAAGTGGCTAAAAAGGCAGATGTCCAAGGATGTCTGGCAGGTGTAAGCTTGCCCCTGGGCAGCAGTGTCGTCGGTCCGGGCGAGCGAGAGGAGCTTTGCGTGACGTTGCCATACCCCGCTGTACAGGAGTGGTCGCTGGAGCAGCCGAATCTCTACGAGCTTCGAGCTGTGCTAACGGTTGACGGATCCGATTGTGACGATTGGATCGACCGGATCGGTTTCCGCGAAATAACGACCCGTCATGGCAAACTTCAACTGAACGGACGTGAGCTGGTGCTCAAAGGAGTGAATCGCCATGAGGACCATGCGCTGGCAGGGGCGGCATTTCCAATTCAGCTGATGGCAAAGGACCTTGAGCTTATCGCTGATCTGGGGTGCAATGCGGTTCGAACAAGCCATTATCCATATGATGAACGTTTTCTGGATATGTGCGATGAACGAGGAATCGCGGTGTGGGAGGAGAACCATGCCCGAGGGTTATCCTTGGAGCAGATGATGAATCCGAATTTTGCTTGGCAAAGCGAGCAGGTTACCCGGGAGATGGTGGAGCAGCACTTCAATCACCCTTCCATTCTGATCTGGGCGGTGCTGAATGAATGCGCCAGCGATACCGAAGCAGGCAGGTTGCATTACGAGAAACAGCTGACTCTTATAAAAGAATTGGATACAAGCCGCCCACGCTCCTTTGCGTCTCATCATCGGGATCTGGAACTGTGCTTTGATTTGGCGGATATCGTGTCGTTTAATCTCTATCCCGGTTGGTATACGGATGAAGATCCTGGCGAACTGGCGGATCAGGCAAGAGCTTGGGCCGATGCACTCGGCGGGAGAGGCAAACCCATGATACTCAGCGAATTCGGGGCAGACGGCTTCTATGGCTTTCGAAGTCCAAATCGGGAGAAGGGCTCCGAGGAGCGGCAGGCTGATATTTTGCGCAGCAACCTGGAGGCGTACATGGGCCGAGACTATATTTCCGGTATGTTTATCTGGCAATTCAGCGACTGCCGGGTCACTGAGGGGCTGGGGTGGCTGCTATCCCGCTCATGCACCCGAAACAGCAAAGGCCTGGTCGACGAGTATCGCCGTCCCAAGCTTGCCTATGAGATGGTAAGGAGAATTTTTAGAGAGAAATAA
- a CDS encoding Na+/H+ antiporter: protein MEIFLMILMFLVLIGISNMIHRFVPFVPVPLIQIGLGIGAAYVRSFHHVPLNPELFMVLFIAPLLFNDGKRTPRKELWKLRSYILLLALGLVFATVLLAGPFIHWLIPTIPLSAAFALAAILSPTDAVAVSSLSGRAKLPPKIMHLLEGEALMNDASGLVAFNFAIAATVTGYFSLPKAIGSFFVIAVGGLAIGAALGFAVIWFRMLLRRLGMEDVTLHMLVIILTPFVIYLIAEEFHLSGILAVVAAGVTHAVERDRMRSASMRLRVVSDSTWSVILYTLNGLVFLLLGHEIPGVINQIWSDPAYNNGQVIGYIVLITAVLLVLRFVWVWLSTNRNVKSALLTALSGVRGALTLAAAFSIPLTLADASPFPERALILFICAGVILLTLLMASSLLPLLTREKHKATTGQEAHDREARIRVLEAGLQTVREEMNDENKEEALQLMLVYTRKLQHTRLSGTGDIQGAWKATIAIRKMGLEAERAVAEQWLRDKRIAPRVAEKFIASLNKVELLLTSRYRPRLTMKSLWRHVMRLLKGGGRPKQPAMSTDHPDWEEYKKLKLAAIHTAINKLEGLERTERPAALQAVVADYRAMELYLCNDRMWSRTVRKMNSERRELELKAIQAERNEIQRQFEEGEIDRTLASHFRMDVNYREANLFETQAMDQGESL from the coding sequence ATGGAAATTTTTCTGATGATTTTGATGTTTCTCGTGCTAATCGGCATTTCTAACATGATCCACCGGTTCGTCCCATTTGTGCCTGTGCCTCTGATCCAGATCGGCCTTGGGATCGGCGCGGCATATGTCAGGTCATTTCACCATGTCCCGCTGAATCCCGAGTTGTTCATGGTTCTATTCATCGCCCCGCTGCTGTTTAACGACGGGAAACGAACGCCTCGCAAAGAGCTCTGGAAGCTCCGCTCATATATCTTGCTGCTCGCGCTCGGCCTGGTCTTCGCCACGGTACTGCTTGCGGGTCCGTTTATCCACTGGCTGATTCCGACCATTCCGTTATCGGCTGCCTTTGCGCTTGCGGCGATTCTGTCGCCTACCGATGCCGTAGCCGTCAGCTCTTTATCGGGAAGGGCCAAGCTTCCGCCCAAAATCATGCATTTGCTGGAAGGCGAAGCTCTGATGAATGATGCTTCCGGCCTCGTCGCCTTCAATTTTGCGATTGCGGCAACGGTGACCGGCTATTTTTCGCTGCCGAAGGCAATAGGAAGCTTCTTCGTCATCGCGGTGGGTGGGTTGGCGATCGGTGCGGCGCTTGGTTTTGCCGTTATCTGGTTCAGGATGCTGCTGCGAAGACTCGGGATGGAAGACGTGACGCTGCATATGCTTGTGATCATTCTGACGCCGTTCGTCATCTATTTGATCGCCGAGGAATTTCATCTATCCGGCATCTTGGCCGTCGTTGCGGCGGGGGTTACCCATGCGGTGGAGAGGGACCGGATGCGGTCCGCCTCAATGAGGCTGCGTGTCGTATCGGACAGCACCTGGTCCGTCATTTTGTATACGCTAAACGGCCTTGTCTTTCTGCTGCTCGGTCATGAAATTCCCGGGGTCATCAATCAGATTTGGAGCGATCCCGCCTACAATAACGGCCAGGTTATCGGATATATCGTATTAATTACAGCCGTGCTTCTTGTGCTTCGGTTTGTATGGGTATGGCTCTCCACAAACCGGAATGTCAAATCCGCGCTTCTGACCGCGTTATCAGGGGTAAGAGGAGCTCTGACGCTTGCCGCCGCTTTTTCGATTCCGTTAACGCTTGCGGATGCGAGTCCGTTCCCGGAGCGGGCGCTTATTCTGTTCATTTGCGCGGGTGTTATATTGCTGACCCTTCTTATGGCCAGCAGCCTGCTTCCACTGCTTACGAGGGAGAAGCATAAGGCGACCACCGGGCAGGAAGCTCACGATCGGGAAGCGAGAATCCGGGTTCTGGAAGCAGGCTTGCAGACGGTGCGGGAAGAAATGAACGACGAAAACAAGGAAGAGGCTCTTCAATTAATGCTTGTCTACACCCGGAAGCTTCAGCATACCCGACTATCGGGAACGGGCGATATCCAAGGTGCCTGGAAAGCTACGATCGCAATAAGGAAAATGGGGCTGGAGGCCGAGCGTGCCGTCGCCGAGCAATGGTTGAGAGATAAACGGATTGCTCCAAGGGTTGCCGAGAAATTTATCGCCTCCTTGAACAAAGTCGAGCTGCTTCTTACGAGCCGTTACAGGCCCCGTTTGACCATGAAATCGCTGTGGAGGCATGTCATGCGCCTCTTGAAGGGAGGGGGGCGACCGAAGCAGCCGGCCATGTCAACGGATCATCCGGATTGGGAGGAGTATAAGAAGCTCAAGCTCGCAGCCATTCACACGGCTATTAATAAGCTCGAAGGATTGGAACGAACGGAGAGGCCGGCAGCGCTGCAGGCTGTCGTGGCGGATTACCGGGCGATGGAGCTCTACCTGTGCAATGACCGGATGTGGAGCCGTACGGTCCGCAAGATGAACAGTGAGCGAAGAGAGCTGGAGCTGAAAGCCATCCAGGCTGAGCGAAATGAGATTCAGAGGCAGTTCGAAGAGGGAGAGATTGACCGGACGCTGGCAAGCCACTTCAGAATGGATGTTAATTATCGGGAAGCCAATTTGTTTGAAACGCAAGCGATGGATCAGGGCGAGAGCTTATGA
- a CDS encoding Lrp/AsnC family transcriptional regulator: MDQIDHSILKLLANNARMSYSELGRHINMTQPAVTERVRRMEEKGVIKAYRTILAHDKMGKGVTAFILIQAGSCDKLLDFCRQADEVVELYQVSGQYNYLMKIMTESMQSLEAFIMTCSAYGHTTTMTVLSSPIEFKD; this comes from the coding sequence ATGGATCAGATCGACCATAGCATACTGAAATTGCTGGCGAACAATGCGAGAATGTCGTACTCCGAATTGGGACGGCACATCAATATGACTCAGCCCGCGGTAACGGAGCGGGTACGAAGAATGGAAGAGAAAGGCGTTATCAAGGCATATCGGACGATTCTTGCGCACGATAAGATGGGAAAAGGCGTGACGGCGTTTATTCTAATCCAGGCCGGTTCATGCGATAAGCTGCTGGATTTTTGCAGGCAGGCAGACGAGGTTGTAGAGCTGTACCAGGTGAGCGGGCAATATAACTATCTCATGAAGATCATGACGGAATCCATGCAGTCCCTAGAAGCGTTCATTATGACATGCAGCGCATACGGGCACACCACGACGATGACCGTATTATCCTCCCCGATCGAATTCAAAGATTAA
- a CDS encoding tetratricopeptide repeat protein, which translates to METLQDAIKLREEGKPEEAKSVLMALHRHSPNDPDLNYQLAWVHDMLGLETAAVPYYEKAISSGLTGADRRGALLGLGSTYRTLGEYDKSREIFELAKKEYPEAREFNVFYAMTLYNLGGYQQAMELLLTELAETTQDEGIRSYRRAIAFYADKLDQVWE; encoded by the coding sequence ATGGAAACGCTGCAGGATGCGATCAAGCTAAGAGAGGAAGGAAAGCCGGAGGAAGCTAAGAGCGTGTTGATGGCGCTTCATCGCCATTCCCCGAACGATCCCGATTTAAATTATCAGCTGGCATGGGTCCATGACATGCTCGGACTCGAAACAGCCGCTGTTCCCTATTACGAGAAGGCGATTTCCTCAGGGCTGACCGGGGCGGACCGGCGAGGAGCACTGCTCGGCTTGGGCTCCACGTATCGGACGCTGGGCGAGTACGACAAGTCCAGAGAAATCTTTGAGCTGGCGAAGAAGGAATACCCTGAAGCAAGGGAATTCAACGTTTTTTACGCGATGACGTTATACAATTTAGGAGGCTATCAGCAGGCGATGGAGCTGCTCCTGACGGAGCTTGCCGAGACGACTCAAGATGAAGGGATTAGGTCTTACCGAAGGGCGATTGCGTTTTATGCGGATAAGCTCGATCAAGTTTGGGAATAA
- a CDS encoding NADH:flavin oxidoreductase, which yields MSTYVHNPIQIGSLTLRNRIIMAPMQQNQGTAEAFATDYHVRHYADRAEDVSLVIIESTGVSPNGRLFPDDIGIFTDQHVEPLRRIVEAVHQKGTPVFIQLTHGGRKSWPSLTSKLMGPSAIAYDEEYGVPLAMSLDDIRTETERYRLAARRSLEAGFDGIELHAAHGHLLHQFLSPLSNMRKDHYGGSLENRVRILNEVLEAIRAEVGPDYPVQLRVSASDFAEGGLTPVEVATALTYLESKLDAVHVSSGGLVPNAPLATPEGYQLPYASLIKQYVKLPVIAVGNIRTQAFANFILADQLADAIAIGRPLMEDARFVEKMLLHA from the coding sequence ATGAGTACCTATGTGCACAATCCCATACAGATTGGAAGCTTAACGCTAAGAAACCGGATCATCATGGCGCCAATGCAGCAAAACCAGGGCACCGCCGAAGCCTTTGCGACCGATTATCACGTCAGACATTACGCTGACCGCGCCGAGGATGTCAGCCTCGTTATCATCGAGTCGACCGGCGTATCTCCGAACGGACGTCTTTTTCCCGACGATATCGGCATCTTCACCGATCAGCACGTTGAGCCTCTTCGTCGGATCGTGGAGGCTGTTCATCAGAAAGGGACCCCCGTCTTTATTCAATTAACGCATGGCGGCCGGAAGTCTTGGCCATCCCTGACGAGCAAGCTTATGGGACCGAGCGCTATCGCCTATGATGAGGAATACGGCGTTCCCCTTGCCATGAGCCTCGACGATATCCGGACGGAAACCGAGCGATACCGCCTGGCAGCCCGAAGAAGCTTGGAGGCCGGTTTTGACGGAATCGAGCTTCATGCTGCACATGGACACCTTCTGCATCAATTCCTGTCCCCGCTATCGAACATGAGAAAGGATCATTACGGCGGCAGTCTGGAGAACAGGGTCCGCATCCTTAACGAGGTGCTGGAGGCGATCCGTGCCGAAGTCGGACCCGATTATCCGGTGCAGCTGCGAGTATCCGCATCCGATTTTGCAGAAGGCGGACTAACGCCGGTTGAAGTGGCGACGGCACTGACTTATCTGGAATCCAAATTAGATGCGGTCCATGTATCTTCGGGAGGACTGGTTCCGAACGCTCCGTTAGCGACGCCGGAAGGTTACCAATTGCCCTATGCGTCGCTGATTAAGCAGTATGTTAAGCTTCCAGTGATTGCAGTCGGGAACATTCGCACGCAAGCTTTCGCCAATTTCATTCTAGCAGATCAATTAGCAGACGCAATCGCTATTGGGAGACCGTTAATGGAAGATGCCCGTTTCGTTGAGAAAATGCTTCTTCATGCTTAA
- a CDS encoding TetR/AcrR family transcriptional regulator, whose product MSTNGRPREFKDEAVIDAAMEVFWEKGYEASSTQELCERTGLGKGSLYNAFGSKHELFEQVLRRYSRIGLERSIEILGRPIPVKERLRALFMWAIDMDFADPNHRGCLAVNVSMERAGRDPMVERTFGEYLQTLEKHIIAAIEAGIQSGEISGKHSAIKLAQLFLSSYYGLRVLNSATLNRDRALQIVESTLDVMF is encoded by the coding sequence ATGAGCACGAACGGAAGACCCCGCGAGTTCAAGGATGAAGCAGTGATTGATGCAGCGATGGAGGTATTTTGGGAAAAAGGGTACGAAGCGAGCTCCACCCAAGAGCTGTGCGAGCGGACGGGTCTGGGCAAAGGGAGTCTCTACAATGCCTTCGGCAGCAAGCACGAGCTGTTCGAGCAGGTGCTTCGGCGATACAGTCGGATCGGTCTGGAACGATCCATCGAAATCCTTGGCCGTCCCATTCCGGTGAAGGAGCGGCTGCGGGCGCTGTTCATGTGGGCGATCGATATGGATTTTGCGGATCCGAATCACCGGGGGTGCCTGGCTGTCAATGTCAGCATGGAGAGGGCCGGCAGAGATCCGATGGTCGAGCGGACCTTCGGCGAATATCTCCAGACGCTGGAAAAGCACATCATCGCAGCCATTGAAGCAGGCATTCAATCCGGTGAGATCAGCGGCAAGCACTCGGCCATTAAGCTGGCACAGCTTTTTTTAAGCAGCTATTACGGTCTTCGGGTACTGAACTCCGCTACCTTGAATCGTGATCGGGCCCTTCAAATCGTCGAGAGCACGCTGGATGTCATGTTTTAA
- a CDS encoding helix-turn-helix transcriptional regulator, producing the protein MSNPKELHENTRLDYKAYPVQVFRNFNPNARNRDCILYLHWHEHFEIIRMREGHAVFHIDTAPYAMKPGDVMIIPGGSLHVGFASEEGDIRFDCIVVNASLFNDFIHDPLHSRYVAPYLEGKLRFPVKPAEVKAETHHYDNLIEEIIEELSTRPPAYQLIAKTKLYTLFVELARAFLPTQLAEKPSEPYFANRERYKQLISRIETRIGEKISVEEAAAQVGLNPFHFCKMFKRLTGRTFVDFVNLTRMNEAEKLLQEQTLTITEIAGIVGCSNPNYFTKLYKQYKGMTPSQSRSAAE; encoded by the coding sequence ATGTCCAATCCGAAAGAGCTGCACGAAAACACCAGGCTTGACTATAAAGCCTACCCGGTCCAGGTCTTCCGCAACTTTAATCCGAACGCGCGTAATCGGGACTGCATCCTTTATCTTCACTGGCACGAGCACTTCGAAATTATTCGCATGCGAGAGGGCCATGCCGTTTTTCATATCGACACGGCCCCGTATGCGATGAAGCCCGGCGATGTCATGATTATTCCTGGCGGAAGCCTTCATGTCGGCTTTGCAAGCGAGGAAGGGGATATTCGGTTTGATTGCATCGTGGTCAACGCATCGCTGTTTAACGACTTCATCCATGACCCCCTCCACAGCCGGTATGTAGCCCCATATCTTGAAGGTAAGCTGCGTTTTCCCGTAAAGCCTGCCGAGGTCAAGGCGGAGACCCATCATTACGATAACCTGATTGAGGAAATCATCGAGGAATTAAGCACCCGGCCCCCGGCGTACCAGTTGATTGCCAAGACCAAGCTTTACACCCTGTTCGTAGAGCTAGCGCGCGCCTTTCTGCCCACTCAGCTGGCGGAGAAACCGTCTGAGCCGTATTTTGCCAATCGGGAGCGTTACAAGCAGCTGATCAGCCGGATCGAAACCCGAATCGGCGAGAAAATCTCCGTGGAGGAAGCTGCCGCGCAGGTTGGCTTGAATCCTTTCCATTTCTGCAAAATGTTTAAAAGGCTTACCGGCCGGACCTTCGTTGACTTCGTCAACCTCACCAGGATGAATGAGGCGGAGAAGCTGCTTCAGGAGCAAACCTTAACCATCACGGAAATTGCCGGGATCGTCGGCTGCAGCAACCCGAATTATTTCACGAAGCTCTATAAGCAGTACAAGGGGATGACCCCCTCGCAGTCCCGGTCTGCAGCGGAATAA
- a CDS encoding nitroreductase family protein produces MSTLTKPDFHTVVAERHSVRAYDPTVKIPREEMEEMLKEASLAPSSSNLQPWRFLVIDKPELLEKLHPIANNQAHVLQASAVIAVLGDMKWYEKGEKIYTMSQEAGYMTEEVKQRFIYTAENIYAGMDKDVKESIVDIDAGLISMQLMLVARARGYDTVPMGGYDKEKFVEAFQVPSQYRSIMLIAIGKAATPARPTVRLPLEDIAFWNEMN; encoded by the coding sequence ATGTCAACTCTAACGAAACCTGATTTTCACACCGTTGTTGCAGAACGTCATTCGGTTCGTGCCTACGACCCGACTGTAAAAATCCCAAGAGAAGAAATGGAAGAAATGCTAAAGGAAGCTTCGCTGGCCCCGTCATCGAGCAACCTTCAGCCTTGGCGCTTTCTCGTCATCGATAAGCCGGAGCTGCTGGAGAAGCTGCATCCGATCGCGAACAATCAGGCGCATGTGCTGCAGGCATCCGCAGTGATTGCCGTGCTTGGGGATATGAAATGGTATGAGAAGGGCGAAAAAATTTATACCATGTCCCAGGAAGCGGGATATATGACCGAAGAGGTCAAGCAGCGTTTTATTTACACGGCGGAAAACATTTATGCCGGCATGGACAAGGACGTTAAAGAAAGCATCGTGGATATCGATGCCGGCCTCATTTCCATGCAGCTCATGCTGGTTGCTCGTGCGAGAGGTTATGATACGGTGCCGATGGGCGGTTATGACAAAGAAAAATTTGTCGAGGCTTTCCAAGTTCCTTCCCAGTACCGGAGTATTATGCTGATCGCGATCGGGAAAGCGGCAACGCCGGCCCGTCCGACCGTACGGCTTCCGCTTGAAGATATTGCTTTCTGGAATGAAATGAATTAA
- a CDS encoding Gfo/Idh/MocA family protein, with protein sequence MNKPFKVVVAGCGHMSNTWVDYAKGRADTEIVGLVDIQESFARAMADRHGLGCPVFTDVTDAIESTGANVVFDVTVPASHFAISTAALKQGCHVFSEKPLAESMPECLEIVRLAQDTGRTHAVMQNRRFDPRIRAFKELIDSGSIGKPGFMAADFFLGPHFGGFRDVMDSPLLLDMAIHTFDQARLISGADPVSVYCHEFNPPGSWYAGNAMAVCIYEMSDGSVFNYRGSWCAEGVQTSWEAAWRVTGEMGTAIWDGHDEIYAEVVAASDQTGEFIRKYERINGVLPEMAKTGHHGCLEHMFDSLMSGTKPETDCSDNIYSMAMVLAALESAKTGRKVMISDVLGA encoded by the coding sequence ATGAATAAACCATTTAAAGTCGTTGTTGCCGGTTGCGGCCATATGTCGAATACATGGGTGGACTATGCAAAAGGAAGAGCGGATACCGAAATCGTAGGTCTGGTGGATATCCAGGAATCCTTCGCCCGAGCCATGGCTGACCGCCACGGTTTAGGCTGCCCGGTATTTACCGATGTCACCGACGCAATTGAATCGACCGGAGCCAATGTGGTATTTGACGTAACGGTCCCTGCCAGCCATTTCGCGATCAGTACTGCCGCCCTGAAGCAAGGATGTCATGTTTTTAGTGAAAAACCGCTTGCTGAATCCATGCCGGAATGTCTGGAAATCGTGCGTCTGGCGCAAGACACGGGGCGAACGCATGCCGTGATGCAAAATCGCCGCTTTGATCCGCGCATACGGGCATTCAAGGAACTGATTGACAGCGGTTCCATTGGGAAGCCGGGCTTTATGGCTGCCGATTTTTTCCTGGGTCCGCATTTCGGCGGATTCCGGGATGTTATGGATAGTCCACTTCTGCTGGATATGGCGATCCACACATTCGACCAGGCGCGCTTGATCAGCGGAGCGGATCCCGTATCTGTATACTGTCACGAATTCAACCCGCCGGGGTCATGGTATGCCGGCAATGCGATGGCCGTATGCATCTATGAGATGTCGGATGGTTCAGTATTCAACTACCGCGGCTCTTGGTGCGCGGAAGGGGTTCAGACCTCATGGGAAGCCGCTTGGCGGGTGACGGGGGAGATGGGCACCGCCATCTGGGACGGACATGACGAGATTTATGCGGAGGTTGTCGCTGCCAGCGATCAAACGGGCGAGTTTATCCGGAAATATGAGCGCATAAACGGAGTGCTCCCGGAGATGGCGAAGACCGGTCATCATGGCTGTTTGGAGCATATGTTCGATTCCCTTATGAGCGGGACGAAGCCGGAAACCGACTGCAGCGATAATATTTACAGCATGGCTATGGTTCTCGCCGCCTTGGAAAGCGCCAAGACAGGCCGCAAAGTGATGATATCGGATGTTCTGGGAGCTTAA
- a CDS encoding RrF2 family transcriptional regulator: protein MSIQKAADKKAPMACPSTYKTFSLAVQALVALERHSGKCSSGDLASYLHLESTLIRRILKTLAQENLIESREGRDGGYRLKKDAKQITLAEVYTALQVHSSLSDSMLDATAGHCFADQIRESFSDILSEIEENTLSVLRSRTIADIVERSV from the coding sequence ATGAGTATACAAAAAGCAGCGGACAAAAAAGCGCCGATGGCCTGCCCGTCCACGTATAAAACCTTTAGTCTTGCCGTGCAGGCATTGGTGGCCCTTGAGCGTCATTCGGGGAAATGCTCCAGCGGCGACCTGGCATCTTATCTGCACTTGGAGTCAACGTTAATCAGGCGCATCCTGAAGACGCTCGCCCAAGAGAACCTGATCGAATCACGCGAAGGACGAGACGGCGGCTATAGGCTGAAGAAGGACGCCAAACAGATAACGCTGGCCGAAGTATATACGGCCCTTCAGGTTCACAGCTCGCTGAGCGACAGCATGCTGGATGCAACGGCAGGGCATTGTTTTGCCGATCAGATCAGAGAATCCTTCTCCGATATTCTGTCCGAGATTGAAGAGAACACGCTCAGTGTGTTGAGATCCCGCACGATCGCGGATATCGTCGAGCGGTCGGTATGA